In Buchnera aphidicola (Macrosiphum gaurae), the following proteins share a genomic window:
- the pyrB gene encoding aspartate carbamoyltransferase translates to MRNSLYKKNIISINDLQRNELELVLNKSAMLKKKPQPHLLRNKIIASCFFEASTRTRLSFETAIYRLGASIVGFSDGNNISLKKKGETLADTISVISSYVDAIIIRHPQEGSARLAVEFSNKIPIFNAGDGANQHPTQTLLDLFTIQETQDRLTHLNIAIVGDLKYGRTVHSLTQALAKFNNNKFYFISPDALKMPNYINNMLDKKEIYWKRHKNVEEIISEIDILYMTRIQKERLDSTEYANAKSKFVLHAKILKNARSNMKILHPLPRIDEIDRDVDYTPYAWYFKQAANGIYARQALLSLVLIEKHL, encoded by the coding sequence TTGAGAAATTCTCTATATAAAAAAAATATCATCTCAATTAATGATCTTCAACGTAACGAATTAGAATTAGTTTTAAATAAATCTGCAATGCTTAAGAAAAAACCGCAACCTCATTTGTTGAGAAACAAAATTATTGCTAGCTGCTTCTTTGAAGCTTCAACTCGTACTCGTTTATCATTTGAAACTGCGATTTATCGTTTAGGAGCTTCAATAGTAGGATTTTCTGACGGCAATAACATTTCTTTGAAAAAAAAAGGGGAAACATTAGCAGATACTATTTCAGTTATTAGTTCTTATGTAGATGCAATTATTATTCGACATCCTCAAGAAGGATCTGCACGTTTAGCTGTAGAATTTTCGAATAAAATACCAATATTTAATGCAGGAGATGGAGCAAATCAACATCCTACACAAACACTTTTAGATTTATTTACTATACAAGAAACTCAAGATAGACTTACTCATTTAAATATAGCTATAGTCGGAGATCTTAAATATGGAAGAACAGTACATTCATTGACACAAGCATTAGCTAAATTTAATAACAATAAATTTTATTTCATTTCACCTGATGCTTTAAAAATGCCAAATTATATTAACAATATGCTCGATAAAAAAGAAATTTATTGGAAAAGACATAAAAATGTTGAAGAAATAATTTCTGAAATTGATATTCTTTATATGACTCGAATTCAAAAAGAAAGATTAGATTCTACTGAATATGCAAATGCAAAATCAAAATTTGTACTACATGCTAAAATTTTAAAAAATGCACGTAGTAATATGAAGATATTGCATCCTCTTCCTCGTATAGATGAAATAGACCGTGATGTTGACTACACACCTTATGCTTGGTATTTTAAACAAGCAGCAAATGGAATTTATGCACGTCAAGCACTTTTATCTCTAGTACTAATAGAAAAACACTTATAA
- the pyrI gene encoding aspartate carbamoyltransferase regulatory subunit: MEINKLQVEAIKSGSVIDHIPAHIGFKLLSLFRFTETEKRITIGFNLPSKKLGKKDIIKIENTFLSDDQINQLAIYSPHATVNYIHAYNLVRKVFPTLPDKIDRILICPNSNCVSNHNLVSSSFIFKKDQFFNMNLKCKYCEKEFSKNIVLSCQ; this comes from the coding sequence ATGGAAATAAACAAACTTCAAGTAGAAGCTATAAAATCTGGTAGTGTTATTGATCATATTCCCGCACATATTGGTTTCAAATTACTATCTTTGTTTAGATTTACTGAAACAGAAAAACGCATTACTATAGGTTTCAATTTACCTTCTAAAAAATTAGGAAAAAAAGATATTATAAAAATCGAAAATACTTTTCTCAGTGACGATCAAATTAATCAATTAGCAATTTATTCTCCACACGCTACTGTAAATTATATTCATGCATATAATCTAGTAAGAAAAGTGTTTCCAACTTTACCTGATAAAATTGATAGAATTTTAATTTGTCCAAATAGTAATTGTGTTAGTAATCATAATCTTGTATCTTCCAGTTTTATTTTTAAAAAAGATCAATTTTTCAACATGAACTTAAAATGCAAATATTGCGAAAAAGAATTTTCCAAAAACATAGTTTTATCATGTCAATGA
- a CDS encoding RidA family protein: MNHIINATNAPQPIGPYSQAVQFDNYILLSGQIPIDVISNHIPENIAEQTYLVLKNIKSILFHIGFQVENIIKTTVFTTNLKKIDIINEVYKKFFIDHNSKFPARSCIEVQALPKNVKIEIEAIAYKK, translated from the coding sequence ATGAATCATATAATTAATGCCACAAATGCTCCTCAACCTATTGGACCCTATTCCCAAGCTGTTCAATTTGACAATTATATTCTATTATCAGGACAAATACCTATTGATGTCATATCTAATCATATACCAGAGAATATCGCAGAACAAACATATCTTGTATTAAAAAATATAAAATCAATTTTATTTCATATAGGATTTCAAGTAGAAAACATTATAAAAACTACAGTTTTTACTACTAATTTAAAAAAAATTGATATTATTAATGAAGTGTATAAAAAATTTTTTATCGATCATAATTCAAAATTTCCTGCTCGATCTTGTATTGAAGTTCAAGCACTGCCTAAAAATGTAAAAATAGAAATTGAGGCTATCGCATATAAGAAATAA